Proteins found in one Salvelinus alpinus chromosome 11, SLU_Salpinus.1, whole genome shotgun sequence genomic segment:
- the tmem88b gene encoding transmembrane protein 88b: MSVSGTLEKGAHHQALELSEELSPLNHHHLQHSNSLASSAPVGTPSGVVVPPPYSAAESRGGGNDAPLELRGSLDCWACSVLVTAQNLLIAGINACLAGLVFGLILTPAIAMVVFGFLCHSTVRPHGTSRYCSDLLNDGGCVALLVVGFLLVTPLLVLALAAYCRLARHLQLGLCFIPYSRAIYKNLPATQHPGLGGGCCGRSGAGGEGGGKGKVWV; encoded by the exons ATGAGTGTGAGCGGTACACTGGAGAAGGGGGCCCACCACCAGGCTCTGGAACTCTCCGAGGAGCTCTCTCCCctcaaccaccaccacctccagcacTCCAACTCTCTGGCCTCCAGCGCTCCTGTGGGGACCCCCTCCGGCGTGGTGGTGCCACCCCCGTACTCTGCAGCTGAGAGTAGGGGAGGTGGTAACGACGCTCCCCTGGAGCTCCGAGGCTCTCTGGACTGCTGGGCGTGCTCGGTGCTGGTGACGGCCCAGAACCTGCTCATCGCTGGGATCAACGCCTGCCTGGCCGGACTGGTGTTCGGACTCATCCTCACCCCCGCCATCGCCATGGTGGTGTTCGGGTTCCTCTGTCATTCTACG GTGCGCCCTCATGGGACGTCCCGCTACTGCTCGGACCTGCTGAATGACGGTGGCTGTGTGGCCCTCCTGGTTGTGGGTTTCCTCCTGGTCACACCCCTCCTGGTCCTGGCTCTGGCCGCCTACTGCCGCCTGGCCCGTCACCTCCAGCTGGGGCTCTGCTTCATACCATACTCCAGGGCTATCTACAAGAACCTGCCCGCCACACAGCACCCTGGCCTGGGAGGGGGCTGCTGTGGACGCAGTGGcgctggaggggagggaggagggaagggtaAGGTCTGGGtgtga